AAATTCCCACAGATGGAAATTAATATGCAAACAGAAACAGAAGCAAAAACCTTAGCACCGTCGCTTCATGCAATTGGCAATACTATTCGCTGGACAGGTTGGATTACTTTCTGGCTACAACTAGGACTGGCTGTGGTTTCTGGTATAGCTGTATTGTTTGCTTCAACTGGACGTGGCTTTGCTGACCAACCAAATGCAGGTTTGGGAGTTGGCATATTTTGGGCAGTCTGCGGGATTGTAGCTTTATTATTTAGCGTCTACTGGGATTTTCGCTATACTCGCCTTGGTAAACAATTAGAAAATCCTAATCACGCTTTACACCCTAGTAAAGCAGATACGATCGCCGCTATTAGATTAGGCTTAGTTGTTAGTTTAGTCGGCATACTATTAACGCTTTTGGGGGCTGGCTCAACTTTAGGCGTTTTGGTCGCCAAATCAATTTCTCAACCACCAGGGGTAGCAATTACAGACCCCAACAAAATTATTCGGGCGTTAGATGTGTTTGTCGCAGTGGCAAATATTAATGGAATTACGGCTCACTTTTTTGGTGCTGTGGCTTCTTTATGGTTGTTGGAACGGGTGCATAAGCACTAAAAATTATAGAAATGACGCTAAAACACATGATTTTCTGTTTAATTGCGTCAGCCATTTGGAATTTAAACGCACATTGGGCATACTAAGGGAAAATTTAGGCAATCTTTTGCGCTACTCATCTCTGATTTGGATGAGATGCTTAGAAGAAAGTCATTACTTGCAGGACTTAGCAAGATGGCGTTTTTCCCCTTTGTACAGCAACAATCTTCTCGGACTTTTCTGTGGAGTATTCTTAACACTATTACAGATCCCATATTTGTGAAAGATCGGCAACACAGTTGGGTGTTTGTTAATGATGCCTTGTGTCAGTTCATGGGTTATGAACGAGAATCACTAATGGGTAGATCTGACTATGATTTTTTCTGTAAAACAGAAGCCGATGTTTTTTGGGAGAGAGATGAACTGGTATTCGCCACAGGGGTGACGGATGAACATGAGGAATTAATCACAGATTGTCGAGGTGAAACCCATATTATATCGACGAAAAAAAGCCTCTTTTGTGACGAAGTTGGTAATTCGTTTTTAGTAGGTTCATTTCAGATAATTGCCTCCCAAGATAAAATTGAAGCTACTTTGCTGCTTCAAACAATCAATCAATTAAAACAAGAAATTCATGAACGCCAAGAAACAGAGAAGCGCTTTCGCAGACATAGTAATTCTCTACAGCAACTTGTGCAAAGCGAAAAACTACAACATGATGATTTTCAAATTGCCATTCAATATATAACGGAAGTAGCTAGTTTAGGTCTTGATGTTACACGGGTTAGTGTTTGGTTATACACAGATAAACGTTTGAGCATTCAATGTGTTGACCTATATGAACAAGACAAAAATTGTCACAGTCATAGTTTAGAATTATTTGTAGGCGATTTTCCTCAGTATTTTCAAGCTCTCAGGGAGGAACAAATAATTGCAGTTGCTGATGTGCATACTGATCCTCGCACTTCAGAATTTTCGGCAATTTATACAACCCCACTGGGAATTGCGGCGATGCTGGATGCAAGAATTTGGTCGAGAGGGGAAATAATTGGTGTAGTTTGTTGTGAACATTTGCTAACTCAGCGCCAGTGGACATTAGAAGAAGAAAGTTTTATCGGCTCAATTACTGACTTTGTGCGTCTAGCAATTGAATCACGCGATCGCAAAAACGCCGAAGCAGCACTGAGACAACAAACTCAACAATTAGAGGAGACACTCAAAGAACTACAACGCACTCAAACCCAAATGATTCAAAGCGAAAAAATGTCTTCTTTGGGACAGTTAGTAGCAGGTGTGGCTCACGAAATTAATAATCCAGTTAACTTTATTTATGGCAATATTACCCCGGCAAATAATTATATTCATGACATCCTCAATCTGATTAATCTCTATCAAGAACACTATCCTTATCCTGTTGATGTGATTCGAGAAGAAATTATTGCTATAGACTTAGAATTTTTAATGACAGATTTACCGAAGTTATTATCTTCGATGAAAATAGGAGCCGATCGCATCAGGCAAATTGTCCTGTCTCTGCGAAATTTTTCTCGTCTTGATGAAGCAGAATATAAAGCAGTTGATATTCACGAAGGCATTGATAGTACTTTATTAATTTTAGAAAATCGTCTGAAAGCCAAATCTGATTATCCAGGTATTAAAATTATTAAAGAATATGGACAATTACCGCTTGTTGAGTGCTATGCAGGTCAACTCAATCAAGTATTCATGAATATTTTAACTAATGCTATTGATGCTTTAGAAGAACGAGATGAACAAAGAACTCCCCAGGAAATTCAAGCATCTCCCAACACAATTAGGATTAGTACACAAATAATTAATCCAAATCAGATTGCGATTAAAATTGCTGATAATGGTCTAGGTATCCTAGAAGATATCAAAAAACGTATTTTTGACCCCTTCTTTACTACAAAACCCATTGGTAAAGGTACTGGTATGGGGATGTCTATTAGTTATCAAATTGTGACCGAAAATCATCATGGAACGATTGACTGTATTTCATTTCCAGGTAAAGGTACAGAATTTGTCATTGTTATTCCTTTAAAACAAGGTCAGGATTGAATGAAACAAGCGTGTAAGGGTTTTGAAAACTTACACGCCTATACCCCTTCATCCTATCCCAAACTCTTTAATTAGTAATTACTAGCTCTTAAATCGTCAATTACATCTTTACTAGCAGCGTTTTCAACATAGTGTTTTGCTTGTTCAATATTAACTTTGGCTCGATTACGCCAACCTACAGCAGAATGGTTATCTTCCTCTCTCTCTATATTCTTTTCTGCACTGCGTAAAAGTTTGTAAATACTGCGAAACTTATCTAAATGTTTCAATGAACTATCAATTGCTGGATAATTATTGATATCTTTACGATCTAGGACAGCAGCTTTGTCAAGTTCGGCGATCGCTGTATGAACTTTAGAATATGCAGCTTTCTCTTCTTGAAGAACATTAGATTCATCGGCTTTTTGCAGAAGTAATTCTGCTTGTCGGAGGTCGCTGCGAGCATGAATATAATATGGATGTTTACCAGGGATATCAGCCGAGACTATACCATTACCTAAAGAAGCTGCAACTAATCCTAGCAACAAACTAACCGAAGTGATTCTATAAGTCATAACCTTGCTCACCTAAATTCAGAATGAACACTTATCCTCTGATTTAGACTGGTTTAATTCTGAAAAGTTTTGACAAATCCGTGTCAATGTTATGTCATTAATTCTTTTTAAATACGAGTGAAAAACGACATTCCGCCGAGTAAATTTTTAGCAACCGTCACATATTATTAACTACACTAAACCCGATCGCAGTGCAACTACAGCAGCTTGAACACGATCATCAACTGCTAATTTGTTCATAATCCCGCGTACATGGGTTTTGACGGTGTTGGGACTGAGATAAAGTCTTTCGGCGATTTCTGGGTTACTCAAACCGTCTACCATCAGTTTTAAAACTTCTAACTCTCTTGTGGATAAGTTAGCAGTGTTTCCCGGCGTTGTGGGAGGTTTGAGGTTGTCAATTACTCGTCTGGCGATTTGCGGATCTAAATAGGTCGCACCATCAACAGCAGCTGCGATCGCCTTTAATAATCTTTCTACACTCGCACCTTTGATACAATAAGCGTCTGCACCACTTGATAATGCAGCAATCACTTCAGTCTCGGTGGTGTGGGATGTCAACATCACGACATGAGTGTCTGGTAATGCGGCTTTAATTTGCTGTGTGGCTGCAATTCCATCCAGACGCGGTAAACCAATATCCATGACTACCAAATCTGGCTTTAATTTTAAGGCGGCTTGCACGCCTAAATAACCATCTTCTGCTTGACCAACAATTTCTAACTGGGGTTGCGCCATTAATGACTGTTCTAGTCCCAGTTGCATCATTGGGTCATCTTCCACAATCAACACCCGCAAAACAGGTGTATCAGTCGGTAGATTCAAGGGATGGCTAGAATTGATAGACATTTTTTTATATAGTCAAGAGTCAAGGGTCAAGAGTCAACAGTCAACAGTCCAATAACTTTTGACTTTTGACTTTTGACTCTTGACTAACTTCTCTATTCTTCCACGCGATAGCCAAACTCTGCCAAACTTAAGCGAGACTGTCGCCATTTTGGCTGGACTTTGACGAAAAGTTCCAGGTATACTTTGCCAGAGATGAGTTTTTGAATTTGTTCGCGGGCTGCACTACCAACGGCTTTGAGCATCGAGCCACCTTTACCAATTAAAATACCTTTTTGGGAATCACGCTCGACGTGAATGGTGGCGAGGACGCGGGTAATAGTTGCTGTTTCTTCTACTTTATCAATAGCGATCGCTACAGAATGTGGTACTTCTTCACGGGTTAATAACAAAATTTGTTCCCGAATTAATTCGCCCATAATAAACCGTTCTGGTTGGTCAGTTACCAAGTCAGGCGGATAATATAAAGGGCCAGTTTCTAAATTATCAATGAGTAATTGTTGCAGTTCGGGCAATCCTGTACCAGTCTTGGCGGAAATTTTGACTGTCGGCCATTGATTAGCTTCACCTAACTGCTGGTAACTTTCATCGATAAACTGGGAATTCTCTTGTTGTTGGTCGGTTTTATTCAGTCCCAAAATTACGGGTGTGTGGATGTTAATCAGTAACTCAGCAATATAGCGATCACCAGCACCACAAGCTGCTGTACTATCGACTACAAACAGCACCACATCTACTGATTCAATAGCCAGTTTGGCATTCCGTACCAATACTTCCCCCAATTGATGGTGGGGTTTATGAATTCCCGGTGTATCGACGAAAATTATCTGTGCTTCTGTTGTTGTTAAAATTCCGCGCAAACGGTTACGTGTCGTTTGTGCTACTGGTGATGTAATAGCAATTTTTTGACCTACTAATTGATTCATCAAAGTAGATTTACCGACATTTGGACGACCAATAATGCCGATAAACCCCGATTTGTATTCAGGAGGAGCTTGAGGAATTAATACTTCTCCTGAAAAAGAGAAGACGTGATTATCAATACTAGTCACCTTTTACTCCACCTTCATATTTTATAGATGAGATAAGTTAGTTCTGGGTTCAAACGCACAACAAACATATATTCACCCTGGAATTTTCGGGGTTTGTCATTGTTTCAGTTTAATCTACTACTAGAGATATTTGGCTACAAATATCTTAAAAATAGATGTTAAGAGCTAACAAACATCATGTTATCTCTCTTATATACAGTTGTGTTACATTGAAGCAGAGACTGTTATTTTTATGACAATCTTCTTTTATTCTGAGTTGAAAATTAAATTTTTACCTTGCTGAAGATTTAAAACATCCTCTTATATTTTTTGATAATTTACCAAGAAGACATAAATTGCCAATCTTCAGAATCTGTCGCTGGAGGTTCTGCAAAATTTTCTATTTGCTCTAAATTTTCTGCTTGCATTAACTTGTCATATTCTCCAGAATCAACCCATTTCAACAATTCACAAGCTCGCATCACAGACCAAGGAAAGCGGTATTCCATAAAACTTAATATCTTCGTGATTTGATCCAAATTATCAAGACTAATAGTCGAAAATTCTCGCGCTTGAGCTTGAAAATCAGCAATAGTCTCTGCATTGAAATATTCAGATGGTAAACCTGCTAATTTCATCAGTGCAGTGATGGCAATATTAATATCTTGACATGCTAATAAACCCACGCGATCGCCAGTGAATTTTGACATTATCATCCAATTAGCTAAAGCTATTTCTATTCCACCAGCCGCCAAGCCTCCCAAACCAAAAGTTGTACTGTTAATGACATTTTTTAACAGTGGCATAACATTTGCCATTTGCTGATAAGCAATATATTTACCTTTAATGCGGGCAACTTCACACCCAAAGGCAAACAATAATTCGTCGTGTGAATACCATTCCATCGCTTCCAAATTCGCACTGACCATTGGGTTTTCCACACCAACAGCATTGGTTTGAATATGTCCTGTACCACGAAATAAGTAAAGTTCTGGCTTTGGTGTTAGGTCAAGAATTTGGCAACTTTCTGTAAACGCATCATCTAATTTGGGAAAATTTTGCGGTGTTACACGAAATTCACCACCAATAATTTGCATTCTGAGTAAACGGTCAATGCCATACTCATTCACCTTTTTCAACAATAAAGGCAACCCTGGCATTTTATTCAAATTAGCTAAGGCTTTTTGATCAAAGGGATGCTGAAATTTAACTATGTTGAGACCAGGAAATACTCTTCTTGTCATTATATTTTCATGAGTAATTCGTAATTAATAAAATTTAGGACGTACGCAAAACTAACGTATTTTCGTCATTGCGACCGTAGGGAAGCAATCTCAAGGCCTTTATTTGCGTGGCGAGTGTGTAAGTCCTGAAAATTTATCCTTTTTGGATAAACTGCTTTAAAATCTCTCCTGGCTGTCTATCCCAGGTATCAATATGTTCATATATCAAATTATCTGAGTTAAATTTATATGTTGAATAACCATTAAAAAATATCTTGGCTTGCCAAGGTACACGCAATACACCTCTGACTGTCCATTTAGCTAAAATCGTATCTTCTGCTGATTGATAAACTTCATGTAAATCAAAGGCGATTTGGCTAAAAAATAATTGAGCGTGAAATCGCAATGTCCAAAAAATAATGCGATAGTTGAATTTATATTTAAATTTATTTACTGGGTCTTGAAAATAAATATCCTGTGTATATATGTTATATGAAATATCTTTTTCAAAGAGTGTAGGTAAATCTTGTTTGAGAATTTGAATTACCTGTTCTATCTGTAAAATGTCAGCCACGCTCCCTGTCCTCTAAAAAAGATTTTTCCAGAATCTCTTGATTTTCTGCCAAAAAGATAAATAACGGCTATTGCTGGGTTGCTGTAAATCAGCCAAAGTTGGAAACGCCGCAGGTTTAGAGTATGCACCATTTCGTAGAACTTGAGCAAGAGCATTGTTATTCTCTCGCAAACCTTCGTAAAAAAAGCAGACTTCGCCAGAAATTCCTAGTCGGCGGTTGTAGGCGATCGCCTGTACGAGATATTCTGGGCTGATGGAGTAACTACCCAACTTAATCAAAATTCCTGGTGCTAATTTGGGCAGCGTTGCATCTGTAAATTGACAGCTGGTTATTTGGTTGGCGATCGCTTTATAACTATGAAAATCACGGCGATATATCTGGGGGTGAATTAGATCAACTATGCCCAGCTTCAACCATGTAGCAGAGTCTTGCAGATACTCTCGCAATCCCCAATCATAAATGTTTGGTGCCATAGACACCAACAAGTTAGGGTTAACTCTTTTCACTTCACCATATAAACGTGCCAAAAAATCTGTCAGAATATCAGCACGCCACTGTAACCATTGTCTATCTTGATGGTTATGAGGTGGACTATAACCAAATTGCTGTTGATAACGAGCAATAGTTAAGGGATCATAACCACCTGTTGATGGTAAAGCCGGAAAGCGATCGTCTCCTTGAATTCCATCCACATCATAATTTTTCACCACTTCCAAAACCAAGTTCAACATAAAATCTTGCACCTGGGGATGAAAAGCATTCATCCACTCAAAGCCATTTTTCTGCAATAAATTCCCTTGATTGTCACGCGCCGCCCATTCTGGTTTTAGCTGTAACAGCATTCCCCCATTCAAGTTATAAGAACTCGCAAAGCCATATTCAAACCAAGGGATAACCTTCAACCCTACTCGTCGCGCCTCAGCTATCACCTCCGCTAAAGGGTCACGACCAACAGACATCGGGTCAATCTCCACCCCGAAAGTCTGCTGCATAGTTTGACTAGGGTACATAGTCACGGCTTTATTCCACACCACAGGGAACACCACATTAAATCCCGTCTCTGCTAACAAGTCCATCGCTTGTGCAATTCGTTGCTTTGACCGGAAAACTTTACTATCTGTAGTGGTCAGCCAGACACCGCGAATTTCTTTTGTTTTCATAGCTTTGAGAAAAGTATGAACTATAAATTTCATTCTTCATACTTCACACTTCATACTTAATATGAAAATTCTCTGACATTACTACCACCTGCAAAACTGCCCTTTAATAGATGTTTGCTCTAGGCAGGTGGTACATAATTCTACAAAAGTTAGGTTATTTCTAGATACAAATCAAACAGATGTCGGAAATAAAAAATTCCTGGGAACACAAATATATAACGACTAATGGTGTCAAGCTACACTATGTCACCCAAGGAACAGGCCCTTTAATGTTGATGTTACATGGGTTTCCTGAATTTTGGTATTCTTGGCGGCATCAAATACCAGAATTTGCGGAAAATTTTCAAGTCGTGGCGCTGGATTTACGTGGCTATAACGATAGTGAAAAACCCAAAGAGCAATCAGCTTATGTTATGGATGAATTTATCAAAGATGTTGAGGGCGTAATTAAAGGTTTAGGTCACGAAAAGTGCATTTTATTGGGACATGATTGGGGCGGCGCTATCGCTTGGTGTTTTGCCTATGCCCACCCAGAAATGTTAGAGAAACTAATCGTACTTAACTTACCCCATCCCGCTAAATTCTCTCAAGGATTATCAACTCCTCAACAGTTACTACGTAGCTGGTATATGTTCTTATTTCAACTGCCAGTTATTCCAGAATTCTTATTACAAGCCTTTGATTATCAACCAATCGCCCAGACTATTCAAGGCACAGCAGTTAATAAAAATGCTTTCACGGCATCTGACCTAGAAGCTTATAAAAAAGCTGCCGCTAAATCTGGCGCTTTAACAGCAATGCTTAACTACTACCGCAATATATTCTCCCACTTTTTACCCAATAAAAATTGGGGAATTTTAGATGTACCTACACTGTTGATTTGGGGCGAAAACGATACAGCCCTTGGCAAAGAGCTTACCTATGGCACAGATACATATATTAGAAACTTGCAAATTCAGTATATTCCCAATTGTGGACATTGGGTACAGCAAGAACAGCCTGAGTTAGTTAATCGCTATATCAGTGAATTTACTGTAACTTAATCTACTGTTTTCGCAATTACCTAGTGTTAATTCGTCAGAGAAAAATTCTGGTTAAGAACTAATGACAAATCAAAATAAATACTTGAATTTCTTAAAAAGATTTAACAAGATAAAATTGGCTCATTTTCTGGAGAGTTTTTTCACTACAAACAGCCTAAAACCCGCCTCAATACTCTTTTTGTGCTATCTACCAAACTATTAAATATCACTTGCATTTTGTGAGTTAAATCAACATCGTCTAGAAATTTAGTGAGATAATAGAATCGTGAGGAAAAGAACGGATGTTACTTCAACAAAAAGGGGAAAGATTATGAAACTTAAGCTATTTGCGGCTGTAGCCTTAGCAGCAACTCCCCTCATTTTTGCAAGCTCTGTAAAAGCAGGGAATTCGCAAGATTTACAAAGACTTATATCTACTGGGGAATGTCAGCGGTGTAATCTAGTCGGAGTTGACCTCAGTGGCGCTCATTTAATTGGTGCAGATTTACGTGGTGCTAACCTTTCTCAAGCTAATCTTTCAGGCGCAAACCTAGAAGGAGCAGATTTCACCAACGCTAACCTGAAAGGAGCTAACCTAGCTTCAACTTTTGTTACCAACGTTAACTTCAAAAAAGCCAATCTTAACGGAGTTAATTTTAGCCGCGCTCAGATTATTGACTCAAATGTATATGGCGCATCAATGGATAATCTGAATATTACTGATGCAGAGATTTTCAACACTGGTATTGGTGTTGGTGGTGAAGAAGGCGCACAAATGCCAGATTGGGACTAGTTCCACAAGGCGGAAGTTACAAGAAACACTCTTGTTTAAGTTTTGAGGCTCGTTATCAGGGTGTAGGGGTAGACACACATCTTGCACCAAGCTCCAACGAATAGAATTCGTGGCTATGCAAACTAAGTCCGCCTGCGCGGACTAACACAATATCAAGGTCTTGGAACCCGCGCAAGCGGGTTTTGCTCGTTTAGCTGCGACTTCAGTTGTTGGGACAAGATATGATACCGTTTCACTTTAAGTTTGATACAAATACCGCAGGGGGCAGGGAGCAGGGGGAAAGAATGAAAAACCCATAAATTTGTCTCATTTTTTTCGTGAAATGGTATTAGTAGAGGGTGTATGCGAATAAAATCCTTGTAGCCTTACACCCTTAAATAGACTTTATCTATTTTTGTATACAACTTGAGAGAGCCAAGTTGACCAAGCCCTTGCAAGGCTTAGTCAACTTTTAACAGAAAAGTATTAGACAAAACTTATTACTTCACTCCGTTAAACCACTCAACAATCCCCTCAGCTAAAACTTTGGCTAACTTTTGCTGTTCTTGGGGATTTGTGACCCATTCAAATTCATTGGGGTTACTCATAAAACCCAATTCCATCAATATTGATGGTGCAGCAGCCGGACGGGTGAGGGCGAGGTTATTCCAAAACACACCGTAAGAAGGTCTATTGAGTTTTTTGACTAAATAGTTGTGCATGAATACCGCTAGATTATGAGCTTGGGGATGATACCAAAACATCCCAACTCCTTGAGTCTTTTCCGCATCGCCATCATCGGGTAGAGAGTTGTAATGAATGGAAAGGGCGATCGCCGGTTTTTCTTGACTGATAATTGCTTGACGCTCTGGTAAAGAAACATCTTTGTCAGAGTCTCTTGTCATCACAACTGTTGCTCCAAGTTCTAGCAAATTCTCGCGCAGTAACTTCGATACCGCCAAATTCACATCTTTTTCCAGATATCCCGTCGGCCCAGATGCACCAGATTCTTTACCTCCATGCCCCGGATCAAGTAGAATCTTGATACCAGATAAAAGCTTTCGTCTCCGATTTTCAATGGCAGGCGGATGGCGCAAAGCTAAAACCAGGGTCGTGCCTTCATATCTCAGCTGATATCCCCACTGTTGCGCTTTTTTGAGGTTAAAGGTGTATTGCACCTGTCCCGGAGTCAGCTGCTGCCAATCTAGGCGAGAAATTACCGGGTCATCATCCAAACGAATAATGTCTGTTTGGGCAGTGGTATTGTAAAGTGTCAAAGTGAAAGTTTGATCACTTTGCTGCACACTTACAGGTACAGGAAATTGTAAGGGAAAAACCATCTCTGTTGCACCAGAAAGCCGACGATATCCCACACTGCGAATAATTGCCTGTGGCGGAGTTGCCCCTGGTAAGATACGAGTTTCCTTACTATTAATCCAAGCACCGTAATCCAAACGCAACCACTCACCTTCTTTGCCTGTAACAGTAGCTTGTGTTCCTTTAGGTAGGGGGGTAAGCCGGGAATAATCGGTACTCGGCCCGGTGCGGGCTACGCCTGCATCTACTATCACCTCGGCAACAGATAACTTTGCAGGCGAGAGAATTGCTATTTTGCCATTTCCTGGTTGAGTAATTGTCTTACCATTCAGCGTCAGTTTAAACTGAGGTTGACCTAAATTTATCTCTTGATTAGCATCTGGGACAACAGCACCAGAAATGATGTTGTTACCGTAAATTAGGCTTGAAGATTGAGCATCAGGTTGTTGCACCGTCGTGCAACCCGCATACTTGCCAGCAATCGACTGGGCTGTAGGTTGGTTTCTGCCTGTCAAGGCTGCCAAATTACTTGGTAGTTGTACTTGTTGGGGTTGTGGTGCGAGGGCAACAGTTTGATTAGCGAGGTTTACGGACACGTTAGCATTGAGTGGGGCGATCGCACTGAAACAAATTAATTCCCCTGGTAGTCTGGCAATATCCACTGCTGGAGTCAGAGAACCTGGAGCAAATTCTAACCCCTGTGGGACAACAGGCACAGTTCCCAGCCTAGTTACTTTAATCTGAATGGTTTGATTTTTGTGACTTACTGTAAAAACATTTTCTCCCAACTGTAAAGGGAAACTAGGAGAAAAATGACCGGATGGACTGCGGTTAACTACCTTACCATTAATTAGTACTTGTCCATTAGTTGGTGCTGTACCCAGAAAAAATATTTTTTCCGTACTGGTTTGGTAGTTAGGTGGTGGAAAAACAACAATAAGAGATGAATCTGCCAATGCGACAGAGGAGGTAGTAATTAAACTGAAGACGACTAATCCGAAAATTCTTTTCACAGCAAATCACAGAAGATTTCATGACAGTGCCTGTGGCACAATTACGGGATGTATTTTGAGAAGGCGCAAGAGAGAAATACAAAATTACTATGACTAAATTTATCTTCGTCACTGGAGGTGTAGTTTCCAGTATCGGCAAAGGAATTGTAGCAGCAAGTCTGGGGCGTTTACTCAAATCACGCGATTATTCGGTGTCGATTTTAAAACTAGACCCCTATATTAATATTGACCCAGGTACAATGAGTCCCTTTCAGCATGGGGAAGTGTTTGTTACCCAAGATGGGGCTGAGACAGATTTAGATTTGGGTCATTACGAACGCTTCACCGATACCTTAATGTCACGCCTGAATAGTGTGACTACAGGCTCAATTTATCAAGCGGTGATCAATAGAGAACGACGCGGTGACTACAATGGTGGCACAGTCCAAGTCATTCCGCACATTACTAACGAAATTAAAGACAGAATTTTGTTAGTTGCCAAAGATACCAATCCTGATGTATTGATTACGGAAATTGGTGGTACGGTGGGAGATATTGAATCACTGCCGTTTATGGAAGCAATTCGCCAGTTACGTAAGCAAGTGGGACGGCAGAATGTTTTGTATATGCACGTCACTTTGTTGCCTTACATTGCTTCGGCTGGGGAAATGAAAACTAAGCCAACACAGCATTCTGTTAAGGAACTGAGATCTATTGGCATTCAACCAGATATTTTAGTTTGTCGGAGCGATCGCCCCATCCCCACAGGATTAAAACAGAAATTGTCTGAGTTCTGTGATGTACCAGAAAAGTGTGTAATTACTTCCCAAGATGCCCTGAGTATCTATGAAGTACCGCTGATTTTAGAACGAGAAGGGTTGGCAGAGCAAGCACTCGCCTTGCTGCAAATGGAACAACGCCCACCCAATTTAACGCAATGGCAAACAATGGTGGACAGGCTTTACAGTCCTAAGCGGACTTTGGAGATTGCCATTGTTGGTAAATATGTGCGCTTAAGTGATGCTTATTTATCAGTGGTGGAAGCATTACGCCATGCGGCAATTGCTACCCACGCTGATATGCGCTTGCGGTGGATAAATTCAGAAGTCTTGGAAACTGAAGCTGTCGAAAATTATCTCGAAGGCGTGGACGGTGTACTTGTACCCGGTGGTTTTGGGACACGGGGAGTAGATGGTAAAATTGCTGCTATCAAATATGCCCGTGATCGCCATATTCCCTTTTTGGGTTTATGCTTGGGAATGCAATGTGCTGTTATTGAATGGGCTAGAAACATCAGTGGTT
This window of the Nostoc sp. HK-01 genome carries:
- a CDS encoding CTP synthetase is translated as MTKFIFVTGGVVSSIGKGIVAASLGRLLKSRDYSVSILKLDPYINIDPGTMSPFQHGEVFVTQDGAETDLDLGHYERFTDTLMSRLNSVTTGSIYQAVINRERRGDYNGGTVQVIPHITNEIKDRILLVAKDTNPDVLITEIGGTVGDIESLPFMEAIRQLRKQVGRQNVLYMHVTLLPYIASAGEMKTKPTQHSVKELRSIGIQPDILVCRSDRPIPTGLKQKLSEFCDVPEKCVITSQDALSIYEVPLILEREGLAEQALALLQMEQRPPNLTQWQTMVDRLYSPKRTLEIAIVGKYVRLSDAYLSVVEALRHAAIATHADMRLRWINSEVLETEAVENYLEGVDGVLVPGGFGTRGVDGKIAAIKYARDRHIPFLGLCLGMQCAVIEWARNISGLSDANSAEFDPETTNPVINLLPEQQDVVDLGGTMRLGVYPCQILPNTLAAKLYQDEMIYERHRHRYEFNNTYRQLLLESGYVISGTSPDGRLVEIVEFPQHPFFIACQFHPEFQSRPSNPHPLFKGFMQAAIALNYPNPNLQTPVEVS
- a CDS encoding N-acetylmuramoyl-L-alanine amidase, coding for MKRIFGLVVFSLITTSSVALADSSLIVVFPPPNYQTSTEKIFFLGTAPTNGQVLINGKVVNRSPSGHFSPSFPLQLGENVFTVSHKNQTIQIKVTRLGTVPVVPQGLEFAPGSLTPAVDIARLPGELICFSAIAPLNANVSVNLANQTVALAPQPQQVQLPSNLAALTGRNQPTAQSIAGKYAGCTTVQQPDAQSSSLIYGNNIISGAVVPDANQEINLGQPQFKLTLNGKTITQPGNGKIAILSPAKLSVAEVIVDAGVARTGPSTDYSRLTPLPKGTQATVTGKEGEWLRLDYGAWINSKETRILPGATPPQAIIRSVGYRRLSGATEMVFPLQFPVPVSVQQSDQTFTLTLYNTTAQTDIIRLDDDPVISRLDWQQLTPGQVQYTFNLKKAQQWGYQLRYEGTTLVLALRHPPAIENRRRKLLSGIKILLDPGHGGKESGASGPTGYLEKDVNLAVSKLLRENLLELGATVVMTRDSDKDVSLPERQAIISQEKPAIALSIHYNSLPDDGDAEKTQGVGMFWYHPQAHNLAVFMHNYLVKKLNRPSYGVFWNNLALTRPAAAPSILMELGFMSNPNEFEWVTNPQEQQKLAKVLAEGIVEWFNGVK